The Lineus longissimus chromosome 2, tnLinLong1.2, whole genome shotgun sequence genome window below encodes:
- the LOC135502385 gene encoding myrosinase 1-like: MDAEPYLKGKFPEGFAWCTATSAYQVEGGWKKGGKGLSVWDTFTHSPGKIKNGDTGDIACDSYNKWKDDVDMLINMGVTHYRFSISWPRILPSGKKGHLNQAGVEYYNNLIDALIEASIIPVATLYHWDHPQALEDLGGWLNKDMADYFNDYARICFREFGDRVKWWITINEPGILIRFGYIYGTFPPGFKSNPGTHPYTVGKVMLMAHAKAWHTYDDEFRRRQKGSISMCLHSMWAEPEDPRSVLDQEAARRHLEFDLGWFAHPIYGGGGYPKEMERQIERKSKEQGLKKSRLPRLTEEEVLYIKGTSDFFALNHYTTRLVKHKSTPSNQPHFELDKDEETSVDEDWLSPNEAGSWIKEVPTGLRRLLCYIKREYGNPEVFITENGTADPGNVLDDTGRIRYIRSYLDQVLKAIKWDGCKVIGYTAWSLMDNFEWSEGYTEHFGLHSVDFDDPERKRTAKASALFYAGIIRKNGFPEIDFDL, encoded by the exons ATGGACGCCGAGCCGTATCTCAAGGGAAAGTTCCCAGAAGGCTTCGCTTGGTGCACAGCAACTTCCGCGTATCAGGTTGAAGGAGGATGGAAAAAAGGAG GAAAGGGTCTGAGCGTGTGGGACACATTCACTCACAGCCCAGGCAAGATCAAGAATGGCGACACCGGCGATATAGCATGTGATAGTTATAACAAATGGAAAGACGATGTGGACATGTTGATCAATATGGGA GTTACCCATTATAGATTTTCCATCTCCTGGCCTCGTATCCTCCCAAGCGGCAAGAAGGGCCATCTCAACCAAGCCGGTGTCGAATACTATAACAATCTAATTGACGCTTTGATCGAGGCGAGTATTATCCCTGTGGCCACCCTCTACCACTGGGATCACCCTCAGGCCCTAGAGGACCTCGGAGGGTGGCTGAATAAGGACATGGCAGATTACTTCAACGACTATGCTAGGATATGTTTTAGGGAATTTGGAGATAGG GTAAAATGGTGGATAACAATAAATGAACCTGGTATACTCATCCGATTTGGTTACATATACGGTACATTCCCGCCCGGGTTTAAAAGCAACCCAGGGACCCATCCATACACTGTTGGAAAGGTCATGCTGATGGCTCATGCAAAGGCTTGGCATACTTACGACGATGAATTCAGACGCCGACAAAAAG GAAGTATTTCTATGTGTCTACACTCCATGTGGGCCGAGCCCGAGGACCCTCGAAGCGTGTTAGACCAGGAGGCAGCAAGACGACActtagagtttgaccttggtTGGTTCGCACATCCGATCTATGGTGGAGGAGGCTACCCGAAAGAGATGGAGAgacaaattgaaaggaaatccAAAGAACAAGGCCTTAAAAAGTCGCGATTACCCAGACTGACAGAAGAAGAAGTTCTCTATATCAAGG GTACTTCTGACTTCTTTGCACTCAACCACTACACCACAAGATTAGTCAAACATAAAAGTACACCATCGAACCAACCACATTTTGAACTTGACAAGGACGAGGAGACTTCTGTGGATGAAGACTGGTTAAG TCCCAACGAAGCGGGATCATGGATAAAGGAAGTGCCAACAGGATTACGCCGGCTTCTTTGCTATATCAAACGAGAGTATGGTAACCCTGAGGTGTTCATAACGGAAAATGGAACAGCTGACCCAGGGAATGTCCTTGATGACACGGGAAGGATACGATATATTAGAAGTTACTTGGACCAGGTATTGAAAG ctATCAAGTGGGACGGTTGCAAGGTCATTGGATACACAGCATGGTCGCTTATGGATAATTTCGAGTGGTCTGAAGGATATACGGAGCACTTTGGATTACACAGTGTGGACTTTGACGACCCTGAGAGAAAAAGGACTGCAAAAGCATCGGCTCTATTCTACGCCGGGATCATTAGAAAAAATGGATTTCCTGAGATTGATTTCGATTTGTAG
- the LOC135502402 gene encoding uncharacterized protein LOC135502402 isoform X2 produces MAEGESSSREGNGVKFRDPKPTPAELRDSSRNTTRESRASARGSRISQGSQSGKGGVLMVRKFNMTDELKNYTHKGAFYTAIAQIVVGLLCLILGIVALVVKTAGGESCVGIWGGVIIIVAGIVGILAYKRRIARLIVTCFAMSLISLVIGGAILIMLAAFLVTDINRQKKYTEEIDFWPEGSSMAISSKKLAEEQGPKIIVDVVLMIFGIVEMVVAILQAVIAGKVLIIRGPKRTPVDAGAAGTPLTDMGDGEEDGWGEYNPAPKPKLTRTLSETEADQEFGEVDPDRIPTKRSSYRGSKEGGYKAVKRQPSAEREQSGDARASVEGAAAADFNVEIGFSAGVEVGPAEANVRY; encoded by the coding sequence ATGGCGGAAGGCGAGTCATCATCGCGAGAGGGTAATGGGGTCAAGTTCCGGGACCCAAAGCCAACACCTGCCGAGCTGAGAGATTCTTCCCGTAACACGACAAGAGAGTCGCGTGCATCTGCCCGAGGCTCCCGTATCAGCCAGGGTAGCCAATCCGGCAAAGGCGGAGTACTCATGGTACGGAAGTTCAATATGACGGACGAATTAAAGAACTATACCCACAAGGGGGCGTTTTACACCGCCATTGCTCAGATCGTCGTTGGTCTCCTGTGTCTTATTTTGGGGATTGTTGCCCTGGTGGTAAAGACAGCTGGTGGCGAGAGTTGCGTTGGAATATGGGGTGGAGTTATCATCATCGTAGCAGGCATAGTGGGAATCCTCGCATACAAGCGTAGGATCGCAAGGCTGATTGTTACTTGTTTTGCAATGTCGCTGATATCTTTGGTGATTGGTGGAGCTATTCTGATAATGTTAGCTGCATTCCTTGTCACTGATATCAACCGCCAAAAGAAATACACGGAAGAGATAGACTTCTGGCCCGAAGGATCATCCATGGCAATATCCAGTAAGAAGTTAGCTGAAGAGCAAGGTCCCAAAATCATCGTGGATGTCGTTCTAATGATTTTTGGAATAGTCGAGATGGTTGTAGCAATACTCCAAGCCGTGATTGCCGGGAAGGTGTTGATCATTCGTGGTCCAAAGCGCACGCCAGTTGATGCGGGTGCCGCCGGTACTCCACTAACAGACATGGGCGATGGTGAGGAGGACGGCTGGGGCGAGTACAACCCGGCTCCCAAGCCGAAACTGACGCGTACGCTTAGTGAGACGGAGGCAGACCAGGAATTCGGCGAGGTGGATCCAGATCGCATTCCAACCAAACGTTCGTCCTATAGGGGTTCCAAGGAGGGTGGATATAAAGCGGTGAAGCGGCAGCCTTCGGCCGAAAGAGAGCAGTCTGGCGATGCCCGCGCGAGCGTGGAAGGGGCTGCTGCAGCTGATTTTAATGTTGAGATTGGATTTTCGGCTGGAGTTGAGGTTGGTCCTGCAGAGGCAAATGTCAGATACTAA
- the LOC135502402 gene encoding uncharacterized protein LOC135502402 isoform X1 produces MAETKNSKANRPKSGTSGDGGGGGGGSGGPRVRYQLPPDEASPRGSPDPAGTSYQKQPWTLKKFNLYGDMPEYNDKWSMFLGFIQIGLGAVCFILGIVLIAINAAGSHSGVGIWGGLVFIASGLVGFFSYKKPLTPLVIACFGLCLASVVIAFIKFILLCYFTNADNVKLAEYNRNIPFFGYTKENNPKFFEARDAQTPKIAVGVVLILFTLAELAAACLQGLLAGKVFLVRGPQAVQADSSNRHSASNPVPAGEAATGGDQSWGEYNPPARNQPAGDQSWGEYNPPARNKQPKKQDRDSRPEPRGSGEPQEPDPEWTEYKPQKGRKAMREESQKGNQPKPRAPPSSEVELGTQGHVTYNPSEKEPHGNSSVPAVGGIIRRQATGDVDIEEDTYCPPPRSSYMEEENDYDVPPPAVSTEI; encoded by the coding sequence ATGGCTGAGACGAAGAACTCCAAAGCAAACCGTCCAAAGTCTGGAACATCCGGAGATGgaggcggtggtggtggtggttcaGGAGGTCCACGTGTTCGATACCAGCTGCCACCAGATGAAGCCTCCCCTCGTGGCTCCCCAGATCCAGCTGGGACATCCTACCAAAAACAACCATGGAcgttgaaaaaattcaacttgtACGGAGATATGCCCGAGTATAATGACAAGTGGTCCATGTTCCTTGGTTTTATACAGATTGGATTAGGAGCAGTATGTTTTATATTGGGGATTGTGTTAATTGCCATCAATGCAGCTGGCAGCCACAGTGGGGTCGGGATCTGGGGTGGACTCGTCTTCATTGCCTCTGGGTTAGTTGGTTTTTTCTCCTACAAGAAGCCATTGACACCCCTCGTGATAGCCTGCTTTGGACTGTGCTTAGCCTCTGTGGTGATCGCTTTCATCAAGTTTATTTTACTATGTTACTTCACGAATGCTGATAATGTGAAACTGGCTGAGTACAACAGAAACATTCCATTTTTTGGGTATACTAAGGAAAATAATCCAAAATTTTTTGAAGCAAGGGACGCCCAAACCCCTAAGATTGCTGTTGGTGTCGTTCTTATTCTTTTTACTCTGGCTGAGTTGGCAGCTGCTTGCCTACAGGGTTTGTTGGCTGGAAAAGTGTTCCTGGTCCGCGGGCCTCAGGCTGTCCAAGCGGACAGCTCGAATAGGCACTCTGCATCCAACCCAGTACCCGCTGGAGAGGCTGCCACTGGTGGAGACCAGTCTTGGGGTGAATACAACCCGCCAGCCCGAAACCAACCAGCAGGTGATCAGTCCTGGGGAGAGTACAACCCGCCGGCTCGTAACAAGCAACCAAAGAAACAAGACAGGGACAGCAGACCTGAACCTCGGGGCAGTGGGGAACCACAGGAACCAGATCCAGAATGGACTGAATACAAACCGCAAAAGGGACGAAAGGCGATGCGAGAGGAGTCTCAGAAGGGTAACCAGCCTAAACCACGGGCACCACCAAGTTCGGAGGTGGAGCTCGGAACACAGGGACATGTGACTTACAACCCGAGTGAAAAGGAGCCTCATGGTAACAGTTCGGTGCCAGCAGTTGGAGGCATCATTAGACGACAAGCCACCGGGGATGTTGACATTGAGGAGGACACATATTGCCCTCCTCCTCGAAGCTCGTATATGGAGGAGGAGAACGATTATGACGTTCCGCCGCCTGCTGTCTCTACTGAGATCTAG